One genomic segment of Trichococcus shcherbakoviae includes these proteins:
- a CDS encoding Cof-type HAD-IIB family hydrolase: MIELIVSDMDGTLLNDKMEVSASNVSAINEANRLGIKFMVATGRGYTEAVPALQEVGIDCPMITLNGGQVFDEDGKLVENLGIDKTTTRHILEDVKKYGLYCELMTSKGIFSDDKVRRIESMTSLLHETNPDTTFKMALVLAVARLEVMHVNYVENFKEVLEDNAQQVLKILVFSDVGQSELEPIRVKLAEDSRVVVTSSFKNNIEINHVDAQKGIALAKFAKKRGIPLENVMAIGDNFNDVSMLKVAGASFAVANAEDGVKEFAKYLTSKNSENGVAEAIMRCINENL, encoded by the coding sequence ATGATAGAACTGATCGTCTCTGATATGGACGGCACATTATTGAACGATAAGATGGAAGTCTCCGCATCGAACGTGAGCGCCATCAATGAAGCAAATAGATTAGGCATCAAATTTATGGTCGCTACCGGCAGAGGCTATACCGAAGCTGTGCCTGCCTTGCAGGAAGTCGGCATCGACTGTCCCATGATCACGCTGAACGGCGGGCAAGTATTTGACGAAGACGGAAAACTAGTCGAAAACCTAGGAATCGATAAAACAACCACCCGCCATATTTTGGAGGATGTGAAAAAATACGGACTCTACTGCGAACTCATGACATCCAAAGGCATATTTTCGGATGACAAAGTGCGCCGGATCGAGTCAATGACTTCCTTGCTGCATGAGACAAACCCTGATACAACCTTCAAAATGGCGCTCGTTCTGGCGGTCGCCCGTTTGGAAGTGATGCATGTAAACTACGTTGAAAATTTCAAAGAAGTTCTGGAAGACAACGCCCAGCAAGTCCTGAAGATTCTGGTCTTCAGCGATGTCGGTCAAAGCGAGCTGGAGCCGATCCGAGTAAAATTGGCTGAGGACAGCCGTGTGGTCGTGACTTCCTCCTTCAAAAATAATATCGAGATCAACCATGTGGACGCACAAAAAGGGATCGCTTTGGCTAAGTTCGCCAAAAAAAGAGGGATTCCTTTGGAGAATGTCATGGCCATCGGGGATAACTTCAATGATGTCTCCATGCTGAAAGTCGCTGGTGCCAGTTTTGCAGTCGCCAATGCGGAAGATGGGGTCAAGGAATTCGCGAAGTACCTCACTTCCAAAAATTCAGAAAACGGCGTAGCCGAAGCCATCATGCGCTGCATCAACGAAAATTTGTAA
- a CDS encoding YvrJ family protein, which translates to MDANVDVLAYMELISNTGFPIVIAMYLLHRMEKKLDALVGAIEELSRAFK; encoded by the coding sequence ATGGATGCGAACGTGGATGTGCTGGCGTATATGGAATTGATCAGCAATACCGGATTTCCGATCGTGATTGCGATGTACCTGCTGCACCGGATGGAAAAAAAACTCGATGCACTGGTAGGCGCGATTGAAGAACTGAGTCGGGCCTTTAAATGA
- a CDS encoding amino acid ABC transporter substrate-binding protein/permease produces MLSKKLRLKLPMLFMALGFFIFGSAQHEVVEATETQKFIIATDTTFAPFEFQDANGEFVGIDMELIQAIADDQGFEVEIRPLGFNAALQALETKQVDGVIAGMSITDERKQTFDFSEPYFESGVVMAVADDSDISSYEDLEGQNVAVKTGTEGATFAESIKDEYGFTTTVFEDSANMYQDVLSGNSVAAFEDYPVMAYAIEDQGLALKLATDKESGSSYGFAVAKDTNPELLAMFNAGLANLKADGTYQAIQEKYLGASVDTSLDVPAQNGKTYIIATDTTFAPFEFQDANGNYVGIDMDLIREIAKDQGFGIEIRPLGFNAALQALEAKQVDAVIAGMSITDERKQTFDFSEPYFESGVVMAVAADSDIDSYEDLEGLTVAVKTGTEGATFAESIKDEYGFTLSTFDDSANMYQDVIAGNSVAAFEDYPVMAYAIEGQGIALKLATEKEAGGSYGIAVAKDTNPELLNMINTGLANLQSNGTYEEIVNDYLGSDTEESNTSFFGLIQENWKTLLQGLGRTILITFASIVIALALGIFIGLFSVSPNKALNWIATIYVDIMRGVPLIVLAFFVYFSIPQLMGIRMSSTVAGIITLSLNAAAYLAEIFRGGIKAVDVGQMEAGRSLGLTYQTTMNKIILPQAIRIMIPSFINQFVITLKDTSILSIIGLVELTQTGKIIIARTYASGNMWLIIGLMYIIVITILTKISKKLEGRLKNG; encoded by the coding sequence ATGTTAAGCAAGAAACTGCGACTAAAGTTGCCGATGCTCTTCATGGCTTTGGGCTTTTTTATTTTTGGATCAGCCCAGCACGAAGTAGTTGAGGCAACAGAAACACAAAAGTTTATCATCGCGACAGACACCACATTTGCACCATTTGAATTCCAGGATGCGAACGGCGAATTCGTCGGCATCGATATGGAACTCATCCAAGCGATTGCGGATGATCAAGGATTTGAGGTGGAGATTCGTCCTTTGGGATTCAATGCCGCGCTGCAGGCCTTGGAGACTAAGCAAGTTGACGGCGTCATCGCCGGCATGAGCATCACCGACGAACGCAAACAGACCTTCGATTTTTCAGAACCGTATTTTGAAAGTGGCGTGGTCATGGCAGTAGCCGATGACAGCGACATCTCAAGCTACGAAGATTTGGAAGGCCAGAATGTTGCAGTCAAAACAGGTACGGAAGGCGCAACATTTGCCGAATCCATCAAGGATGAATATGGCTTCACTACCACCGTTTTTGAAGATTCCGCCAATATGTATCAGGATGTCCTGTCCGGCAATTCTGTAGCGGCATTCGAAGATTACCCAGTAATGGCCTACGCCATCGAAGACCAAGGTTTGGCTCTGAAATTGGCTACAGACAAAGAATCCGGCAGTTCATACGGTTTTGCAGTCGCTAAAGACACAAATCCTGAATTGTTGGCAATGTTCAATGCAGGTTTGGCCAACCTGAAAGCGGACGGCACTTACCAAGCCATCCAAGAGAAATACCTCGGTGCTTCCGTTGATACAAGTCTGGATGTCCCAGCACAGAACGGAAAAACGTATATCATCGCAACCGACACAACTTTCGCTCCATTCGAATTCCAGGACGCTAACGGCAACTATGTGGGTATCGACATGGATTTGATCCGCGAAATCGCTAAAGACCAAGGTTTCGGAATCGAAATCCGTCCGCTAGGATTCAATGCGGCCCTTCAAGCGTTGGAAGCTAAACAAGTGGATGCTGTCATCGCCGGCATGAGCATCACCGACGAACGCAAACAGACTTTTGATTTTTCTGAACCGTATTTCGAAAGCGGTGTGGTTATGGCTGTTGCCGCCGATAGCGACATCGACAGCTATGAGGACCTGGAAGGTCTGACCGTTGCAGTCAAAACCGGTACGGAAGGCGCAACTTTTGCAGAATCCATCAAGGACGAATATGGCTTCACTTTATCGACTTTCGATGATTCAGCCAACATGTATCAAGACGTCATCGCCGGCAATTCCGTTGCGGCATTTGAAGATTACCCGGTTATGGCTTATGCCATCGAAGGTCAAGGCATCGCATTGAAACTGGCTACTGAGAAAGAAGCCGGTGGATCTTACGGAATCGCAGTCGCAAAAGACACGAACCCGGAATTGTTGAACATGATCAACACAGGATTGGCAAACTTGCAGTCCAATGGTACTTATGAAGAAATCGTCAACGACTATCTAGGTTCCGACACAGAAGAAAGCAACACTTCCTTCTTCGGACTGATCCAGGAAAACTGGAAAACTTTGTTGCAAGGTTTGGGAAGAACCATCCTGATCACTTTTGCATCCATTGTGATCGCTTTGGCATTGGGTATCTTCATCGGATTGTTCAGCGTTTCCCCTAACAAAGCATTGAACTGGATCGCAACCATCTATGTCGACATCATGCGTGGTGTGCCGTTGATCGTCTTGGCATTCTTCGTATACTTCTCGATTCCGCAATTGATGGGCATCCGGATGAGCTCGACAGTTGCAGGAATCATCACTTTGAGTTTGAATGCAGCAGCTTATCTGGCTGAAATCTTCCGCGGCGGTATCAAAGCTGTTGATGTCGGACAGATGGAAGCAGGACGCAGCTTAGGTCTGACTTATCAAACAACGATGAACAAAATCATTTTGCCGCAAGCAATCCGCATCATGATTCCTTCATTCATCAACCAATTCGTCATTACTTTGAAAGACACTTCCATTCTGTCAATCATCGGCCTTGTCGAATTGACACAAACCGGTAAAATCATCATCGCCAGAACCTATGCTTCCGGCAACATGTGGTTAATCATCGGATTGATGTACATCATCGTCATCACTATCCTTACGAAGATTTCAAAAAAACTTGAAGGGAGATTAAAGAATGGCTAA
- a CDS encoding amino acid ABC transporter ATP-binding protein, whose amino-acid sequence MANAKINVMNLKKSFGSNEVLKGIDLEVAEGEVVCIIGPSGSGKSTLLRCLNKLEEVTDGHVLIDGKDITEKTTDINKVREEIGMVFQHFNLFPHLSVMDNITLAPVELKRENKEAAKVKAVELLETVGLSEKADAFPSSLSGGQKQRVAIARALAMNPEIMLFDEPTSALDPEMVGDVLEVMKKLAKQGMTMVVVTHEMGFAREVGHRVIFMDGGYIVEEGTPAEVFGNPQNPRTQDFLNKVL is encoded by the coding sequence ATGGCTAACGCAAAAATAAATGTCATGAACCTGAAGAAAAGCTTCGGAAGCAATGAGGTTTTGAAAGGGATCGACCTCGAAGTAGCTGAAGGCGAAGTGGTCTGCATCATCGGCCCTTCCGGTTCAGGAAAAAGTACCCTGCTGCGCTGTCTGAACAAGTTGGAAGAAGTTACCGACGGCCATGTGCTGATCGACGGTAAAGACATCACCGAAAAAACCACGGACATCAATAAAGTCCGCGAAGAAATCGGCATGGTTTTCCAACACTTCAATCTTTTCCCGCACCTTTCGGTAATGGACAATATCACATTGGCTCCTGTTGAACTGAAACGGGAAAACAAAGAAGCCGCAAAAGTTAAAGCAGTTGAATTGTTGGAAACAGTCGGCCTGTCCGAAAAAGCCGATGCTTTTCCAAGTTCTCTTTCCGGTGGCCAAAAGCAACGTGTCGCTATCGCGCGCGCGTTGGCAATGAACCCTGAGATCATGCTTTTCGATGAACCGACATCCGCGCTTGACCCTGAAATGGTCGGCGACGTTCTTGAAGTCATGAAGAAATTGGCTAAACAAGGGATGACCATGGTTGTGGTTACGCATGAAATGGGCTTCGCCAGAGAAGTCGGCCATCGCGTCATCTTCATGGATGGCGGATACATCGTCGAGGAAGGCACGCCTGCTGAAGTATTCGGCAATCCCCAAAACCCACGTACACAAGATTTCCTGAACAAAGTTTTGTAA
- a CDS encoding 3D domain-containing protein, with protein sequence MNHKKRIGKLMLAGLAASLTLSITQVQGSTLDTLTQEEQKTEAQIASVEVTIGETLESINLKQMGIDDLKAQIDATEESQIETQAAIEAQKALIASRKEQLKTRLVALQISDATKNQVLMLLDSENFADFINKAYVISELQSADNEQIKTAISEEEKLVALEEQLADEIQTVKAAESRLKSESTALAEELTSLKGILSDNQTVLSQVKTEYADEAARLAAEEAQAKADAEAVAVAAKAAEEQQLAESSSAVAVAESASSAASSSVQAPVSQITDSSVAAVVTAPVVTVTAPTVTETPAAQGKTLVVSATAYSRHEAGLSNFTATGIDLSVNPMVIAVDPSVIPLGSLVNVPGYGIAIAGDTGGAIVGNKIDLHMENLNAALAFGRQTLTITILQ encoded by the coding sequence TTGAATCATAAAAAGCGTATAGGGAAACTGATGTTGGCCGGCTTGGCAGCAAGTCTGACCCTTTCCATTACACAAGTTCAAGGTTCCACCTTAGATACCTTAACCCAAGAAGAACAAAAGACGGAAGCTCAAATCGCTTCTGTGGAAGTGACGATCGGTGAAACACTAGAGTCAATCAACCTGAAGCAGATGGGGATCGATGATCTAAAAGCACAGATTGATGCGACTGAAGAAAGCCAAATCGAAACACAAGCAGCCATCGAAGCGCAAAAAGCATTGATTGCTTCACGGAAAGAACAGCTTAAAACACGGCTCGTTGCTTTGCAGATTTCTGATGCAACGAAGAACCAAGTATTGATGTTACTGGATTCCGAAAATTTTGCCGATTTCATCAACAAAGCGTATGTAATCAGCGAATTGCAGTCTGCTGATAATGAACAGATCAAAACTGCCATTTCCGAAGAAGAGAAACTGGTGGCATTGGAAGAACAGTTAGCTGATGAAATCCAAACAGTCAAGGCTGCAGAGAGCCGCCTAAAATCCGAATCGACTGCGTTGGCGGAAGAATTGACTTCTTTGAAAGGCATCCTATCCGACAACCAAACTGTTTTGTCCCAAGTGAAAACGGAGTATGCGGATGAAGCTGCCCGTTTGGCTGCCGAAGAAGCGCAAGCAAAAGCTGATGCAGAGGCGGTTGCAGTTGCAGCCAAAGCGGCGGAAGAGCAGCAACTTGCGGAATCGAGCAGCGCAGTTGCGGTTGCCGAATCTGCATCGTCTGCAGCTTCATCGTCCGTTCAAGCACCGGTCAGCCAAATCACAGACAGTTCCGTTGCCGCTGTTGTAACGGCGCCTGTCGTGACTGTTACGGCTCCGACTGTGACAGAAACACCAGCTGCGCAGGGCAAAACATTGGTCGTATCGGCAACAGCCTATTCGCGCCACGAAGCGGGGTTATCCAACTTTACCGCTACTGGCATCGACTTGTCGGTCAATCCGATGGTCATTGCGGTAGATCCTTCCGTGATTCCGTTGGGAAGTCTGGTCAACGTACCGGGCTACGGCATCGCGATTGCAGGAGATACCGGTGGAGCAATCGTAGGGAACAAAATAGATTTGCACATGGAAAACCTGAATGCCGCACTTGCTTTCGGCAGACAGACTTTGACGATCACGATATTACAATAA
- a CDS encoding Ppx/GppA family phosphatase, whose product MLLERIGLIDIGSNTIRLVIFEIDEHFTMFQVQNIKTPARLFQYLDKKKKMSQAGIDVLIKVLKSFKSVADQYQVSTLMPVATAAIRQSTNRDDIIAQVRKKTGIEMLLLPEEKEAYYGNYAVLHTTQFPSGITIDIGGGSTEVTYYENKELQQYHSFPFGVVTLKQMFFDGKAHNDPKAIKKMQEFVKEQFKSIKWLSKKQVPIVAMGGSARSIANVHQRQVNYRLAGVHGYRMYRNDLQKTVDLFQSLSIAQLQNLDGLSRDRTDLIIPANVVFNTLFDEVKAPVFLFSNKGLREGIVMEFLNNKYENKAFSVFNIAAQTVSRLAASYHTLAHVAQQRVKLVDMLYEELCRLGIFDKNPEMEKLLHFGSYLYYLGQFVETGASSQHTFYIISNSDLDGISHKERVSIALLASFKNRSLVNQYLLGFTDWFTVTQIDQLQSFGGIIKFADAINDSHMAVIRDIKINKTKNGHDLVLYYKGDILAEEYRAERQRKHIERLLSGKLNIIFTEN is encoded by the coding sequence ATGTTATTAGAGAGAATAGGTTTAATCGATATCGGATCCAATACCATCCGGTTGGTCATCTTTGAAATCGATGAACACTTTACGATGTTCCAAGTCCAAAATATCAAGACCCCCGCACGCCTGTTTCAGTATTTGGACAAAAAGAAAAAGATGTCCCAAGCAGGGATCGATGTCCTCATCAAAGTCCTGAAAAGTTTCAAATCGGTCGCTGATCAGTATCAAGTCAGCACCCTGATGCCGGTAGCAACAGCCGCTATCCGCCAATCCACCAACCGCGACGACATCATCGCGCAAGTACGCAAGAAGACCGGAATCGAAATGCTGTTGTTGCCGGAAGAAAAAGAAGCCTATTATGGGAATTATGCCGTTCTGCATACGACCCAATTCCCTAGCGGTATCACGATCGACATCGGCGGCGGCAGCACAGAAGTCACTTACTATGAGAATAAGGAGCTGCAGCAGTATCATAGTTTCCCTTTTGGGGTCGTAACCCTGAAGCAGATGTTCTTCGACGGCAAGGCTCACAATGACCCGAAAGCGATTAAGAAGATGCAGGAATTTGTGAAGGAACAGTTCAAATCAATCAAATGGCTCAGCAAGAAACAAGTGCCGATCGTAGCTATGGGCGGCTCTGCCCGCAGCATCGCGAATGTCCACCAACGCCAAGTCAATTATCGATTAGCAGGCGTGCACGGTTACCGCATGTACCGAAATGACCTCCAAAAGACAGTGGATTTGTTCCAGTCATTGAGCATTGCGCAGCTGCAGAATCTGGATGGGCTGAGCCGGGACCGCACCGATCTGATCATACCCGCGAACGTGGTATTCAATACCCTCTTCGATGAAGTGAAGGCCCCAGTATTCCTGTTCAGCAATAAAGGCTTACGCGAAGGCATCGTGATGGAATTCCTCAACAACAAGTACGAAAATAAAGCCTTCAGCGTTTTCAACATAGCGGCTCAAACGGTGAGCAGACTGGCCGCCAGCTACCACACCTTAGCGCATGTCGCACAACAAAGAGTGAAATTGGTCGATATGCTGTATGAGGAATTGTGCCGACTGGGTATTTTTGACAAGAATCCGGAGATGGAAAAACTATTGCATTTCGGAAGCTATCTTTATTACCTCGGGCAATTCGTCGAGACGGGCGCCAGTTCGCAGCACACTTTCTACATCATTTCCAACAGCGACTTGGATGGTATCAGCCACAAGGAACGGGTAAGTATCGCTTTATTGGCCAGCTTCAAAAACCGGTCGCTCGTCAACCAATACCTGCTGGGCTTTACGGATTGGTTCACAGTGACCCAGATCGATCAGCTGCAATCATTCGGCGGCATCATCAAGTTCGCTGATGCCATCAACGATTCCCATATGGCAGTCATCCGGGACATCAAGATCAACAAAACAAAAAACGGACACGATCTGGTGCTTTATTATAAGGGCGACATTCTTGCGGAGGAATATCGCGCCGAGCGCCAACGCAAACATATCGAACGTCTCTTAAGCGGCAAACTTAACATTATATTTACAGAAAATTAA
- a CDS encoding RNA degradosome polyphosphate kinase: MMESDSKPNLANADYYFNRELSWLEFNKRVIEEAKDPQNPLLEQLNFLSIASSNLDEFYMVRVAGLQDQFKLGYHLTDTKTDMRPLEQLSAISDKNNDNIALQYEYYYELLNKLAEKNVRIKKISDLSKSEFAIVEETFHEQIFPALTPLGIDAYRPFPNLNNKLIHIFINLEKEDTTRVAIVPVPALLQRFILLDEDKNDIGIVLLEDVVRHFIHTLFKGFTVTNSFSCRITRNADLELHEDGADDLLLVIQDYLKKRKNGMAVRLEVDTRDTIDSLQGDVRFLQTELDLDDRDVYLIDGPLDLTFLSKLTRHLAIASPDDVYPDFSPVTPSDLSGKDIFDVVEKQDVFLHHPYDSFDPVVDFIKSAAEDEDTIAIKQTLYRVSKDSPIIEGLKTAAESGKQVTVLVELKARFDEENNVQWAKELEEAGAHVLYGMTHLKTHSKITMVVKKHHDRIVRYVHLATGNYNDKTARLYTDMAIFTANKEIGEDATNFFNYLSGYSDQPEYNHLHVSPFEIRDSFIEYIDDEISSHEQFGNGHIIAKMNSLTDKRVIMKLYEASQAGVRVDLIIRGICCLKPQVPGVSENIHVRSIVGRFLEHSRIYYFHHNGDENLFLSSADMMTRNMIKRVEIEFPILDKAIKKEILSLMDVYLADNTKARELHPDGTYRHVRNDKPAVDAQKYFMELANKEKEIPILSEKDSWLKKIQRRFKK; the protein is encoded by the coding sequence ATGATGGAATCAGATAGCAAACCCAATCTTGCTAATGCGGATTATTATTTCAATCGGGAGCTGAGTTGGCTGGAATTCAACAAACGTGTCATTGAGGAAGCAAAAGATCCTCAGAACCCTTTGCTTGAACAGCTGAACTTTTTATCCATAGCAAGTTCCAATCTTGATGAATTCTACATGGTTCGAGTTGCCGGATTACAGGATCAGTTCAAACTTGGCTATCATTTGACCGACACCAAAACCGATATGAGACCTCTTGAACAGTTGTCTGCTATCTCCGATAAGAATAACGATAACATCGCCTTACAATACGAGTACTATTATGAACTTTTGAATAAATTGGCTGAGAAGAATGTCCGCATCAAAAAAATCAGCGATCTTTCCAAAAGTGAATTTGCTATCGTAGAAGAAACTTTCCACGAGCAAATTTTTCCCGCTTTGACGCCGCTAGGGATCGATGCATACCGCCCCTTCCCTAACTTGAACAACAAACTGATCCATATTTTCATCAACTTGGAGAAGGAGGACACGACCCGGGTTGCGATTGTGCCTGTTCCCGCACTGCTGCAACGGTTCATCTTGTTGGATGAGGACAAAAACGATATCGGCATCGTCCTGTTGGAAGATGTTGTGCGCCATTTCATCCATACCTTATTCAAAGGTTTCACTGTCACGAACAGTTTCAGCTGCCGGATCACACGTAATGCCGATTTGGAATTGCATGAGGATGGTGCGGATGATCTGCTTTTGGTCATCCAGGATTACCTGAAGAAGCGCAAAAACGGAATGGCAGTCCGCCTTGAAGTCGACACACGCGATACAATCGATTCACTACAGGGAGATGTGCGCTTTCTGCAGACAGAACTGGATCTTGACGATCGCGATGTCTACCTGATTGATGGCCCATTGGATCTTACTTTCCTCAGCAAATTGACGCGTCATCTGGCGATTGCTTCGCCGGATGACGTTTACCCTGACTTCTCACCGGTCACACCGAGTGATTTATCAGGAAAAGACATCTTTGATGTGGTCGAAAAGCAGGACGTCTTCTTGCACCATCCCTATGATTCGTTTGATCCGGTCGTCGATTTCATCAAGAGCGCCGCTGAAGATGAGGATACGATCGCCATCAAGCAGACCCTTTACCGTGTCAGCAAAGATTCACCGATCATCGAAGGGTTGAAGACGGCAGCCGAATCCGGCAAACAGGTCACCGTGCTTGTCGAACTGAAAGCCCGTTTCGACGAAGAGAACAATGTGCAATGGGCCAAGGAATTGGAAGAAGCCGGTGCACATGTCCTTTACGGGATGACCCACTTGAAGACTCACAGCAAGATCACGATGGTCGTAAAGAAACATCATGACCGGATCGTCCGCTATGTCCATCTGGCTACCGGCAATTATAACGATAAGACAGCCAGACTTTATACCGATATGGCCATCTTCACCGCCAATAAGGAAATCGGCGAGGATGCCACTAACTTCTTCAACTACTTGAGCGGCTATTCCGATCAACCGGAGTACAATCACCTGCACGTGTCCCCATTCGAAATCCGTGATTCCTTTATCGAGTACATCGATGACGAAATCTCCTCGCATGAACAATTCGGGAATGGGCATATCATTGCGAAAATGAATTCCTTGACCGATAAACGCGTCATCATGAAACTGTACGAAGCCAGCCAAGCCGGCGTCCGGGTCGATTTGATCATCCGCGGCATCTGCTGCCTGAAACCCCAAGTGCCGGGCGTCAGCGAGAACATCCATGTCCGCAGCATCGTCGGCCGCTTCCTGGAGCATAGCCGGATCTACTATTTCCATCATAATGGGGATGAAAATCTTTTTCTTTCTTCCGCTGACATGATGACCCGCAATATGATCAAACGCGTCGAAATAGAGTTTCCGATCCTGGACAAAGCCATCAAGAAGGAAATCCTGTCTTTGATGGATGTCTACCTCGCCGACAACACGAAAGCGCGCGAACTGCACCCTGACGGGACCTATCGACACGTCCGTAACGATAAACCAGCGGTGGATGCGCAAAAATATTTCATGGAACTGGCGAATAAAGAAAAAGAAATCCCAATACTCTCTGAAAAAGATTCCTGGTTAAAAAAAATCCAACGAAGATTCAAAAAATAA
- the brnQ gene encoding branched-chain amino acid transport system II carrier protein: MDKKLSNKEYIYIGSMLFGLFFGAGNLIFPVHMGQLAGQNLIPAILGFIVTAVGLPFLGIVAMGLSGKESLLEMASKIHPKYGVFFTAALYLTIGPFFATPRTATVSFEAAFAPYLDPSMTKMALFLFSLLFFAAVLWFSLKPSEILKWVGKVLNPIFLVFLSILILFGFFAPMGTANEIPVDASYQTGAFFKGFLEGYNTMDALASLAFGIIVVTTIQGLGVTKPATIAKDTIKSGTISMLLMAVIYGSLVYLGATSRGVFEISDNGGIALAQISNEYFGIFGAVLFAVIITVACLKTAIGLVTAISETFVLMFPNSLDYKKYVYLFTAISFGLANLGLSQIIAFSIPVLMFLYPLAITLILLSITSSLFNDRTIVYQMTTLFTLPFATIDFLKALPQGIKDAVGMNGVIAWTDSAIPLSDIGMGWLIPSVIGFAIGLAVSKNNKLA, from the coding sequence ATGGATAAGAAATTATCGAATAAAGAATATATATACATAGGCTCCATGCTCTTCGGCTTATTTTTCGGTGCCGGCAACCTGATTTTCCCGGTCCATATGGGACAATTGGCTGGCCAAAACTTGATTCCGGCGATATTGGGATTTATCGTGACGGCAGTGGGGCTGCCGTTTTTGGGTATCGTGGCGATGGGGCTGTCCGGTAAAGAAAGCCTGCTGGAAATGGCGAGCAAAATCCATCCGAAGTACGGCGTGTTCTTCACCGCGGCACTCTATCTGACAATCGGACCCTTCTTTGCGACACCGCGTACCGCGACGGTCTCGTTCGAGGCAGCTTTTGCTCCTTATTTGGATCCTTCAATGACAAAAATGGCGCTGTTCCTGTTCTCGTTGCTTTTCTTTGCAGCTGTGCTGTGGTTTTCCCTGAAGCCATCCGAAATATTGAAATGGGTCGGCAAGGTACTGAACCCGATTTTTCTGGTTTTTCTTTCGATTCTGATCCTCTTCGGCTTTTTTGCGCCGATGGGTACAGCGAATGAAATACCGGTGGATGCGAGCTATCAGACAGGCGCATTCTTCAAAGGCTTTTTGGAAGGGTACAACACGATGGATGCGTTGGCTTCCTTGGCTTTCGGCATCATCGTCGTAACGACGATCCAAGGCCTGGGCGTCACAAAGCCAGCAACGATTGCGAAGGACACGATAAAATCCGGAACGATCAGCATGTTGTTGATGGCTGTCATTTACGGTTCGCTGGTTTACTTGGGCGCAACCAGCCGTGGTGTTTTTGAAATCAGCGACAACGGCGGTATCGCTTTGGCGCAGATCTCAAACGAGTACTTCGGCATCTTCGGCGCTGTTCTGTTTGCTGTCATCATCACCGTTGCCTGTCTAAAAACGGCAATCGGGCTGGTCACAGCCATCAGTGAAACGTTCGTGCTTATGTTTCCAAACTCATTGGACTACAAAAAATACGTCTATCTTTTTACAGCCATTTCCTTCGGTTTGGCGAATCTGGGCTTGAGCCAGATCATCGCCTTCTCGATTCCGGTGTTGATGTTCCTTTATCCACTCGCAATCACTTTAATTTTGCTGTCGATCACGAGCAGCCTGTTCAATGACCGGACGATCGTCTACCAGATGACGACCCTGTTCACCTTGCCTTTCGCAACCATTGATTTCCTGAAGGCTTTGCCGCAGGGAATCAAGGACGCTGTCGGCATGAATGGTGTCATCGCCTGGACCGATTCAGCGATTCCTTTATCAGATATCGGAATGGGGTGGCTGATCCCATCCGTGATCGGTTTTGCGATCGGTTTGGCAGTTTCGAAAAACAATAAATTAGCCTAA